Part of the Nitrospira sp. genome is shown below.
GCTCATTGTCCATGGGCTTTGGCGCCCATGCCATTGACATACCGAGAGACGACGGTGACGCTCCGAAAGATCAGCGGCGGAAGCACCAGCATCTGGGTCATAGGGACAAGGCCGATGTTGACGATGGGCACGAGCGGCATCTGTTCACGATACGTCCACCAGCGCAGCACATGAACGGTGGTCCACTCGACGCCGACGCTGATCGCGACACCTGAAACCAGCATCACAAGGTAGCCTTTGATTCCCGGCTGCTCGAACCATGTTCGGCGACCTAGGGCCATCCAGCCAACGCCAAAGATCACCACAACGAACAGGCCGTCTGCCAGACTCGCAACCAGACAGAGCCACCACGGAATACTGGCTCCGCCGGAATGAACGTAGAGCTGCGACTGCAGGCGCTCCCAGGGATAATTGACCAGGACCGCCACGACAAACAGCATCGTGAGCCGCCGGACTAGATCGCCGGACCAGTGCTCGGACGATGACGCGCTCACGTCCTCTTCGCCATGAGAAGTTCCTGACTCAATGCGGTTCCTGCTGCCCACGCAACCTCTCCAGTATCCAATCCTGAAACGCTCGGTGCGCCGCCAGTTCCTGAAAGACCGTTCGCTCGAGCGTCGGATGGTGGTGGAGATGTTCCGCCAGGAGGCGAGCGAGCTTTCGATCCCCGTCAGGTCCTTGTCCGAGTTGATGGAGCACCTCGTGCACAAAGTGCTCATCCTGCGTGCCTCGTGCCACCAGTTGCTCCCGCAAGGCTTGATCTCCCAGGACCCGATCCACCACCGTCGCATCTGCCGGCATCGTATGGGCACAGGCCGAGAGTCCCAGCGCGACACCAATCCCCAGCCATCCCGTCAGGCACTGCATGCTGTCCTCCTTGAGCCATACCCCATGAAACGGCTTTGCGACACCACTTACTGACTCATGCCGTGCGGACGCATCGCGCGGTGTTCTTGGGCCAACGCATCCGCTTCGTCCGCCGCTTTCAGGTTGTTTTGAGCGATCGCCCGACAGTGAGCAGCATGTTGCCTCGGTTCAGTTTTCCCGTGGGGATCCGAATGCTTGTCGTAGTACTCGGCCGTGAACTCCCACTGTTTGGCTTTCTCCCTGAGTTCCTGCGCCTGCTGGGCATAGTAGTTTGCCAGGCCGTTATGATCGTTCGCGTTAATCATCCGTTGCGTTGAGGTCTCTGCACAGCCGTGCAGCACCAGCACGAGCCCGACCGCGAATACCGTGAAAACCCATCTAGCTCTCAACATGGCACCCCTCCTGCCGTGGCAGTGAACCTTGTCACTGCATCGATGAGTTGCCGTTGTCTCGTATCATCACCTGTACTGGATTCCCGTATCTTCCCACTGCTCAACCCAAGACACTGACACACGTCTTCTTATAGATAGACGTTGAGGACCCTCTAGCATTACAGTTTGGAGTCTCCGCGCGAAGGCCGCACCCGGCTTTCCATCGTCGGAAAGGCCGACACATCACACCTGCAGTTCCGACAACTGCGCTCACAGCACGGACCACAAAAACGCACCAAGCGTGCCCGTAAGACTTGGCGTGCCCGATGTAAACGCACCCTCACGTTATTGCGGGTCATCGCCAAATCTTTCGCGACTGTTTTGGATGACTCCCCCTCGAGATCAATGCGCCGGATGAGTTCCGCATAACTTGGCCGCAGGGTGGGCAGCAGCACGTATACACAACTGCATGGGTTGTCGCCGACCTCCTCAAACGGAGGCACCTTGCCATGCCCTGCGTGGATGAGGGCCCGGCGATAGGCTTTCTGTCCCTTCGCTTCGACTGCGCGCTTCCGCAGATAGTCGACCAGGGTATGGCGGAGAATGCTGCAGAACCAGGCCACGGCATCCTCACGACGCCGTAACGAGGATCGGCGTTCTATCGCTCGGAGCACACTCTGCTGAAAGAGGTCCTGCGCCACGCCAGCATCCCCAATTCGGTTGCGCACAAAAGATAGGAAGACGGCCCTCGCATTCAGGATTTGCTGGATCGGGTCCTGCCCACTATGCGCTTGTGCACGCCGATTGTTGCTTTGGTTCCTGCGTCTCATCATGACCTGGCCACTCCCTGTCCAACAGTGCTGACTTGCGTGGCACCGACCCCACGACCCATCCCCGATGGAGCAGGCCCTCCTGCCTTCAGCGCTGGATCTGGTCCACGGCCCCACCAACTCGTTGAGTTGGCCCATTGTTGGCGTACCTCTTGGACTATCCCCTACGGACGCATCGCGCGGTGCTCTTGGGCCAACGCATCGGCTTCATCCGCCGCTCTCAGGTTGTTTTGAGCGATCGCGCGACAATGCGCGGCATGCTGCTTGGGCTCCGTCTTGCCATGCGGCTCCGAATGTTTGTCGTAGTACTCCGCCGTGGTCTCCCACCGTTTCGCTTTCTCCCTGAGCTCCTGAGCCTGCTGGGTGTAGTAGGTGGCCAGACCGTTATGATCGTTCGCATTGATCATCCGTTGCATGGAAGTTTCCGCACAGCCTTGGAGCATCAACACCAACCCGACCGCACCTAACCTCGCAACCCATCGCCCGTTCGACATGACAGGCCTCCTGTGTTGGCAGTGAACTCGTTCACTGCCCATGTGAAGAATGATGGCACGATGCTCGCGACCCCTCGCCTGTCAGGAATCCTCCACTGCGGTTGCGGGAGAGAGCCACCCTTCCGGCCTAGTGGCTGTGCATGTGTCCATCCGACGACATTCCAGGAACTTCCTTGTCCGGAACCGTCACACCCCTCAGAGGCGGAGAATCCCAAATCACCTTGTTCCCGGGCGCCAGATTCGCCGCCTTGATGAAATGCGCGTCGCCCTCTTGCATCGCCTTCAGTCGATATAAGGTCATGCCTAAGTTGTAGTGGGCTTCAGCGAACTCCGGAGATGCGGCGATCGCCGCGTCGAAATGTTGCTTCGCACTCTCCCACTGACTCTGGTGATAGGCATGAATCCCTTCGTCATGGTGACGCGCCGCCGCGGCA
Proteins encoded:
- a CDS encoding tetratricopeptide repeat protein, with the protein product MKRTDLMMILVLVGVFIGSGCQSTPKRMALPAPAGTNAAAARHHDEGIHAYHQSQWESAKQHFDAAIAASPEFAEAHYNLGMTLYRLKAMQEGDAHFIKAANLAPGNKVIWDSPPLRGVTVPDKEVPGMSSDGHMHSH